One genomic window of Osmia bicornis bicornis chromosome 5, iOsmBic2.1, whole genome shotgun sequence includes the following:
- the LOC114878079 gene encoding zinc carboxypeptidase-like gives MMKTTLLLLLSILLNGIRATDKMRYDGYKLYKIFVPDTSGFELLKNMQGNDGYNFWIPPKINDSTSVMISPGKLQEFMEITNKTKIEAELMMDDVQKYIDDENPRASLRGTFDWLGYHRLDVIYRWLDSLATQHPKIVTLITGGSSYEGRSIKGVKLSYKEGNPGIFIEGGIHAREWISPAVVTYILNELILSDDTRVRYMAESYDWYIFPVFNPDGYEYTHTTNRLWRKTRRPTGRGCYGADPNRNWNFHWAEGGTSSNPCSEIYPGDKPFSETESRTMSEYIDSIHDKLFSYIAFHSYSQLLLIPYGHSNERISNYNDLLQIGNYSINVLSKKYGTKYKVGNIVDVIYVASGGSMDWVRGTYNIPVTYTYELRDKGRYGFILPANQIIPTAMEIMDSLVAMFQEAAKRGYGSSPVNKRQ, from the exons ATGATGAAAACCactcttctacttcttctttctATTCTTCTGAACGGCATTCGTGCCACGGATAAAATGCGATACGATggatataaattatataaaatctTCGTACCTGATACTTCCGGTTTtgaattgttaaaaaatatgcAAGGTAACGATGGTTATAACTTTTGGATTCCGCCAAAGATCAATGACAGTACAAGTGTCATGATATCCCCGGGGAAACTTCAGGAGTTTATggaaattacaaataaaacgAAGATTGAAGCAGAATTGATGATGGATGATGTGCAAAAGTATATCGATGATGAAAATCCTCGAGCTAGTTTGAGGGGTACTTTTGATTGGCTGGGTTATCATCGACTGGATGTT ATTTATCGATGGTTGGATTCTTTGGCGACCCAACATCCTAAGATCGTAACGCTAATTACAGGAGGCAGTAGTTACGAAGGTAGAAGTATCAAAGGTGTGAAACTTTCTTACAAAGAAGGAAACCCTGGTATATTCATCGAAGGTGGAATACATGCTAGAGAATGGATATCACCTGCAGTAGTGACGTATATTTTAAACGAACTGATACTGAGCGATGATACCCGTGTCAGATATATGGCCGAATCTTATGACTGGTACATATTTCCGGTTTTTAATCCGGATGGCTACGAATACACCCATACTACG aACCGTCTATGGCGTAAAACAAGAAGACCGACTGGAAGGGGGTGCTATGGTGCCGATCCAAATAGAAATTGGAACTTCCACTGGGCAG AGGGTGGTACCAGTTCGAATCCATGCAGCGAGATATATCCTGGAGACAAACCCTTTTCTGAAACAGAATCAAGAACAATGTCAGAGTACATCGACAGCATCCACGACAAATTATTCTCTTACATAGCATTTCACAGTTACAGCCAATTGTTACTTATTCCTTATGGTCATTCGAACGAGAGGATCAGTAATTACAATGATTTATTACAAATTGGAAACTACTCTATAAACGTTCTGTCAAAGAAATACGGAACGAAATACAAAGTTGGAAATATCGTGGACGTTATAT aTGTTGCATCTGGTGGTTCAATGGACTGGGTAAGAGGAACTTACAACATTCCAGTAACGTACACTTACGAGCTACGTGACAAAGGAAGATACGGTTTCATTTTGCCTGCCAATCAAATTATACCAACAGCAATGGAGATTATGGACTCTTTGGTGGCAATGTTTCAGGAAGCTGCAAAACGTGGCTACGGATCATCCCCTGTAAACAAGcgacaataa